The following coding sequences lie in one Flavobacteriales bacterium genomic window:
- a CDS encoding amidohydrolase produces MKFSLSIFIALTIVLIGCGETPKIDLIVHNAKIYTVNESFDVVEAIAIDKGKIIAVGAENEIKNKYLAKEYLDAKQMNVYPGFIDAHCHLYNYAALLQELDLTGTSSFNQVLNKIETYSKTNTFEWILGRGWDQNDWDKKEFPNKEKLDELFPNTPIFLVRIDGHAALVNQKALDLAQISTNTVIKGGIIEQKNNQLTGILLDNAVDSLKKAIPVKDKKLLSEQLLAAQKNLFKVGLTTIDEAGLEKEQIDLLDELQQSNKMKLKIYAMISSSEELLEYYLKKGPYKTERLNVSSFKFYADGALGSRGACLLKPYSDIHTYNHYGLLINERAYFEKYAPLLYEKGFQMNTHCIGDSANEMVLSVYASVLKTTNDKRWRIEHAQVLDPSHYELYRNYTIIPSVQPTHATSDMYWAEDRVGSERIKHAYAYQQLLLQNGLIALGTDFPIEGINPINTFYAAVARKDAKGYPEGGFQIENGLSRQEALKGMTIWAALSNLEENEKGSLEIGKFADFVITDKDIMKVKENELLSTKVQYTYINGEKVYSAEN; encoded by the coding sequence ATTGGTTGCGGTGAAACTCCTAAAATTGATTTAATCGTTCACAACGCCAAGATTTATACCGTTAACGAATCGTTTGACGTGGTAGAAGCCATCGCCATTGACAAAGGGAAAATCATCGCTGTGGGTGCTGAAAACGAAATTAAAAATAAATACTTGGCTAAAGAATACCTTGATGCCAAACAAATGAATGTATACCCTGGTTTTATTGATGCTCATTGCCATTTATACAATTACGCTGCGTTACTGCAAGAGTTAGATTTAACTGGTACAAGTTCTTTCAATCAAGTCTTAAACAAAATCGAAACGTATAGTAAAACGAATACTTTTGAATGGATTTTAGGTAGAGGTTGGGATCAAAACGATTGGGATAAAAAAGAATTTCCAAACAAAGAAAAATTAGATGAGCTTTTTCCAAATACACCAATCTTCTTAGTTCGTATAGATGGACATGCTGCTTTAGTAAACCAAAAAGCACTGGATTTAGCTCAAATTAGCACTAATACTGTTATAAAAGGTGGTATTATTGAACAAAAAAACAATCAATTAACAGGTATATTATTAGATAACGCTGTTGATTCATTAAAAAAAGCGATTCCAGTAAAGGATAAAAAATTGCTATCAGAACAACTTTTAGCAGCACAAAAAAACCTCTTCAAAGTTGGGTTAACTACCATTGATGAAGCAGGTTTAGAAAAGGAGCAAATCGACTTACTTGACGAATTGCAACAATCCAATAAAATGAAGCTAAAAATTTATGCTATGATTAGCTCATCGGAAGAATTACTTGAATACTACTTAAAAAAAGGACCTTACAAGACAGAGCGTTTAAATGTTTCGTCGTTTAAATTTTATGCCGATGGTGCTTTAGGTTCTAGAGGTGCTTGTTTATTAAAACCGTATAGTGATATTCATACATACAACCATTATGGTTTATTGATAAATGAAAGAGCATATTTTGAAAAATACGCTCCATTACTTTACGAAAAAGGTTTTCAAATGAACACACATTGCATTGGCGATTCTGCCAATGAAATGGTTTTATCTGTTTACGCAAGTGTTTTAAAAACCACCAACGATAAACGCTGGAGGATTGAACACGCTCAAGTTTTAGATCCTAGTCATTACGAATTGTATAGAAATTATACCATTATACCATCGGTACAACCTACCCATGCAACTTCTGATATGTATTGGGCAGAAGACCGAGTGGGTAGCGAACGCATCAAGCATGCTTACGCGTACCAACAATTGTTGTTGCAAAACGGTTTAATCGCACTTGGAACAGATTTTCCTATCGAAGGTATCAACCCCATCAATACTTTTTATGCTGCTGTTGCTCGTAAAGATGCTAAAGGTTACCCTGAAGGTGGTTTCCAAATAGAAAATGGCTTATCTCGCCAAGAAGCACTAAAAGGAATGACCATTTGGGCAGCACTTTCTAATTTAGAGGAGAATGAAAAAGGTAGTTTGGAAATAGGCAAATTTGCCGACTTTGTTATTACTGACAAAGACATTATGAAAGTAAAAGAAAATGAGCTTTTAAGCACCAAAGTGCAATACACCTACATTAATGGCGAAAAAGTGTATTCGGCAGAAAATTAA
- a CDS encoding T9SS type A sorting domain-containing protein, translating to MKKFIILITLITISHFGFSQMTTIYEGGANTFDSLYTGLPASATASTAGHNWPNPDTLLHSINFFNDGNYGTGVIFKNWGKSLYQLYRSIPEIANYGYINYYINYTISNPNALLSILSSDSMALNSHAILNDITNSELCGNVVSISPQNMIPIADTNYFQDSVIKLQVHMPAHFDSLYIDITYFRVDVDLSSYMMFATDVKEQTAIDEFSLFASNKNINISTSSNNPYQVNVFNINGQEIYQGSKNGNSTIPLETNSNGIYLVRIVDSQGKMISKKVYLN from the coding sequence ATGAAAAAATTTATAATTCTTATAACTCTTATTACCATCAGTCATTTTGGTTTTTCACAAATGACTACTATTTATGAAGGCGGGGCAAATACTTTTGACTCACTTTATACTGGTCTTCCTGCTTCAGCGACTGCAAGTACTGCAGGTCATAATTGGCCAAATCCAGACACATTATTGCATAGTATAAATTTTTTTAATGATGGGAATTATGGTACTGGAGTTATATTCAAAAATTGGGGAAAATCTTTGTATCAACTTTATAGAAGTATTCCAGAAATAGCTAACTACGGCTATATTAATTACTACATAAATTACACAATATCTAACCCCAATGCACTTCTATCAATTTTAAGCTCTGATTCTATGGCGTTGAATTCCCATGCTATACTAAATGATATAACAAATAGTGAATTATGTGGAAATGTAGTTTCAATTTCCCCTCAAAATATGATACCTATAGCTGATACCAATTATTTTCAAGATTCTGTTATTAAATTACAAGTTCATATGCCTGCTCACTTTGATTCTTTGTATATAGACATTACTTATTTTAGAGTTGATGTTGACCTTTCAAGCTACATGATGTTTGCAACTGATGTTAAAGAACAAACAGCAATAGATGAATTTAGCCTTTTTGCCAGTAATAAAAATATTAACATATCTACTTCTTCAAACAATCCTTATCAGGTAAATGTTTTTAATATTAATGGTCAAGAAATTTACCAAGGGAGTAAAAATGGAAATTCAACCATACCATTAGAAACCAATAGTAACGGAATCTATTTGGTTAGAATAGTTGATAGTCAAGGAAAAATGATTAGTAAAAAAGTGTATTTGAATTAA
- the nusB gene encoding transcription antitermination factor NusB, which yields MISRRYLRVKTFQALYAYFQSEDKNVNKAENELFLSLERMYDLYIFFLAIGRELVHQSELKIEELKTKRLPTENDLNPNLKFVNNAVLKLLAENSALNKQLKEKKISWAADQELISKFLVFLRQHEVFTTYMSTRETTFEEDQKFVVDIYKKVIPEHELMLAELQDKSIFWGFDEIDFVLSMVIKSIKRFTSKSTEFEPILSLYTDMDEDVKMVKDLFKKTINDDDKNSKLIGDKTKNWDVERIAIVDIILMKMALTELLHFKAVPVKVTLNEYIDLAKWFSTPNSKVFVNGILDKLVLELKASGELKKIGRGLLEN from the coding sequence ATGATTAGCAGAAGATATTTAAGAGTAAAGACATTTCAAGCGTTGTACGCATATTTTCAGTCGGAAGATAAAAATGTGAATAAAGCAGAAAATGAACTTTTTTTAAGTCTTGAAAGAATGTACGATTTGTATATCTTCTTTTTAGCCATTGGTAGAGAGTTGGTTCATCAATCGGAATTAAAAATTGAGGAATTAAAAACCAAAAGATTACCTACCGAAAACGATTTAAATCCAAATTTAAAATTCGTTAACAATGCTGTACTTAAGCTTTTAGCTGAAAATTCGGCATTGAATAAACAATTAAAGGAAAAGAAAATTTCTTGGGCTGCCGACCAAGAATTGATTTCAAAATTTTTAGTGTTTTTACGTCAACATGAGGTTTTTACTACTTACATGAGTACAAGGGAAACCACTTTTGAAGAAGATCAAAAATTTGTAGTTGACATTTATAAAAAAGTAATTCCAGAACATGAGTTGATGTTGGCAGAGTTACAAGACAAAAGCATTTTTTGGGGATTTGACGAAATTGACTTTGTGCTGAGTATGGTTATTAAATCAATTAAACGATTCACATCAAAATCTACCGAATTTGAACCTATTTTAAGTCTTTATACCGATATGGATGAAGATGTGAAAATGGTAAAGGATTTATTTAAAAAAACCATTAACGACGACGATAAAAACTCTAAATTAATTGGCGACAAAACCAAAAATTGGGATGTTGAACGTATTGCCATTGTAGATATTATTTTAATGAAAATGGCATTGACTGAATTGCTTCATTTTAAAGCGGTACCTGTAAAAGTAACCCTTAACGAATACATTGATTTGGCCAAATGGTTTAGCACGCCAAACAGCAAGGTGTTTGTAAACGGTATATTAGATAAGTTGGTACTTGAGCTTAAAGCAAGTGGTGAACTTAAAAAAATAGGAAGAGGCTTGTTGGAGAATTAG
- a CDS encoding Glu/Leu/Phe/Val dehydrogenase — protein MSTILENQPKTAVNTVLTDMSVYDHEQVVFCQDQATGLKAIIAVHNTVCGPALGGTRMWNYATEAEAVTDVLRLSRGMTYKNALAGLNLGGGKAVIIGDSKTQKNEALFRRFGKFVNSLSGKYITAEDVGISPQDMTWVNMETNHVAGLPGKSGDPSPVTAFGVYMGMKACAKEQFGSDSLAGKKVAVQGIGHVGEYLVKHLTDEGAKVYITDINEEALKRVAAKYKAEVVGINAIYDLDVDIYAPCALGATLNDDTLSRLKCSIIAGAANNQLKQEDVHGKIVMEKGLIYAPDFMINAGGVINCYAEVADLTEAWAMAKAEDIYNTTANILKRSKENNIPTYAIANRMAEERIEAIAKIKTKF, from the coding sequence ATGTCAACAATTTTGGAAAATCAACCTAAAACAGCTGTAAATACAGTGTTAACAGATATGTCGGTTTACGACCACGAGCAAGTGGTTTTTTGTCAAGACCAAGCTACTGGTTTAAAAGCAATTATAGCAGTACACAATACAGTTTGCGGTCCAGCTTTAGGTGGTACACGTATGTGGAATTATGCTACAGAGGCAGAAGCTGTAACTGATGTGTTAAGATTATCGAGAGGAATGACCTACAAAAATGCGTTGGCTGGTTTAAATTTAGGTGGTGGAAAAGCCGTAATTATTGGCGATTCTAAAACTCAAAAAAACGAAGCTTTGTTTAGAAGATTTGGAAAATTCGTAAATTCTTTATCAGGAAAATACATTACTGCAGAAGATGTGGGTATTTCGCCACAAGACATGACTTGGGTAAACATGGAAACCAATCACGTTGCAGGTTTACCAGGTAAAAGTGGAGACCCATCGCCAGTTACTGCCTTTGGTGTTTATATGGGTATGAAAGCTTGTGCAAAAGAGCAATTTGGTTCTGATTCGTTAGCAGGAAAAAAAGTGGCTGTTCAAGGAATTGGACATGTTGGCGAATATTTAGTTAAACATTTAACCGATGAAGGTGCAAAAGTTTACATTACAGATATTAATGAGGAAGCATTAAAAAGAGTTGCAGCAAAATACAAGGCTGAAGTTGTTGGTATTAATGCTATTTACGATTTAGATGTAGATATTTATGCCCCATGTGCTTTAGGAGCAACATTGAATGATGATACGTTGAGCCGTTTAAAATGTTCGATTATTGCTGGTGCAGCAAACAATCAATTAAAACAAGAAGATGTTCACGGTAAAATTGTAATGGAAAAAGGGTTGATTTATGCACCTGATTTTATGATTAATGCTGGTGGGGTTATCAATTGTTATGCGGAAGTTGCTGATTTAACAGAAGCTTGGGCAATGGCTAAAGCTGAAGATATTTACAATACCACAGCAAATATTTTAAAACGATCAAAAGAAAATAACATACCTACTTATGCTATTGCTAACCGTATGGCTGAAGAAAGAATTGAAGCAATAGCAAAAATAAAGACGAAATTTTAA
- a CDS encoding ABC transporter ATP-binding protein has translation MKSLKHLNKYLFKYKYRLLLGTIFIVLSNIFALYPAQIIRETFNLVETKLSGKAIASTSFIGDFFQSLSFGKAILAFGIVVFVLAIIKGIFMFFTRQTIIIMSRLIEFDLKNEIFNHFQLLDTSFYKENNTGDIMNRISEDVSKVRMYIGPGIMYSVNLITLFALVIPVMFSINVKLTLYSLTPLPILSFIIYYVSSRINKQSEKVQAKLSDITTLSQETYSGIRIIKSFVKEKLFVNKLYDENEEYLKSSMHLVRTNAVFFPVMMLLIGLSTIFTIYIGGIEYINGNVTLGNILEFVFYINMLTWPVTAIGWVTSIVQRAAASQTRINEFLDTKPKIENPTEKHFDYSGNIVFKNASFTYPESGINALKNVSFEVKQGETLAIVGRTGSGKSSIINLILRKYDVTSGSIFIDDENIQQLNLNELRENIGYVPQEVFLFSDSIENNIAFGYKNGLPHKAVIEEAAKNAAIYSNIIEFPNGFKTRIGERGVTLSGGQKQRISIARAIIKEPKILIFDDCLSAVDTETEDIILENLERIMKDKTSLIVSHRVSSVKNADKILVIENGEIIETGTHQSLLDLGKTYYTMYQNQLLEMDKQKVE, from the coding sequence ATGAAATCGTTAAAGCATCTAAATAAATATTTATTCAAGTACAAATACCGTTTGTTACTTGGAACTATTTTTATTGTTTTATCGAACATTTTCGCACTATATCCTGCACAAATTATTCGTGAAACGTTTAATTTGGTAGAAACCAAACTATCGGGTAAAGCAATTGCAAGCACGAGTTTTATTGGCGATTTTTTTCAAAGTTTAAGTTTTGGAAAAGCCATTTTAGCATTTGGTATTGTGGTTTTTGTTTTGGCTATTATCAAAGGAATTTTTATGTTTTTTACTCGTCAAACCATCATTATTATGTCGCGTTTGATTGAGTTTGATTTAAAAAACGAAATTTTTAACCACTTTCAGCTACTCGATACTTCGTTCTACAAAGAAAACAATACGGGCGACATCATGAATCGAATTAGTGAAGATGTGAGCAAAGTAAGAATGTATATCGGTCCCGGAATTATGTATAGTGTTAACCTTATCACCCTTTTTGCATTGGTTATTCCAGTAATGTTTTCCATCAATGTTAAACTAACACTTTATTCGCTAACCCCCTTACCTATTCTATCGTTTATTATTTATTACGTGAGTAGTCGAATAAATAAACAAAGCGAAAAAGTACAAGCCAAACTATCTGACATTACTACGCTTTCGCAAGAGACCTATTCAGGCATTCGTATCATAAAATCGTTTGTGAAAGAGAAATTGTTCGTTAACAAACTATACGACGAAAACGAAGAATACCTAAAAAGTTCGATGCATTTAGTGAGAACTAATGCAGTATTTTTCCCAGTAATGATGTTGTTAATTGGTTTGAGCACCATTTTTACGATTTACATTGGCGGTATTGAATACATTAACGGAAATGTAACGTTGGGTAATATTTTAGAGTTTGTTTTTTACATTAACATGCTAACTTGGCCAGTTACTGCTATAGGGTGGGTAACCTCTATTGTGCAACGCGCAGCAGCATCGCAAACCAGAATAAACGAGTTTTTAGATACCAAACCAAAAATTGAAAACCCTACCGAAAAACATTTTGACTATTCGGGCAACATTGTGTTTAAAAATGCTTCGTTTACCTATCCCGAATCGGGTATAAATGCCTTAAAAAATGTTTCGTTTGAAGTTAAACAAGGTGAAACACTAGCGATAGTCGGTAGAACGGGTTCTGGAAAATCGTCTATCATCAATTTAATTTTACGAAAATACGATGTTACCAGTGGATCTATTTTTATTGATGATGAAAACATACAGCAACTCAATTTAAATGAGTTACGAGAAAACATTGGCTATGTACCACAAGAAGTATTTTTGTTTTCGGATAGTATTGAAAACAACATTGCTTTTGGTTACAAAAACGGTTTGCCCCACAAAGCAGTAATTGAAGAAGCTGCAAAAAATGCTGCCATTTATAGCAACATTATTGAGTTTCCGAATGGTTTTAAAACCCGAATTGGTGAACGTGGAGTAACTTTATCGGGTGGACAAAAACAACGAATTTCTATTGCTCGAGCCATTATTAAAGAACCTAAAATATTGATTTTCGACGATTGTTTATCGGCGGTAGATACCGAAACTGAAGACATTATTTTAGAAAATTTAGAACGCATTATGAAAGACAAAACTTCGTTAATTGTGAGCCACAGAGTTTCGTCGGTAAAAAATGCCGATAAAATTTTGGTGATTGAAAATGGAGAAATTATTGAAACTGGAACACACCAAAGCTTACTAGACTTGGGTAAAACCTATTATACCATGTACCAAAATCAATTGTTGGAAATGGACAAACAAAAAGTAGAATAA
- the rplS gene encoding 50S ribosomal protein L19 has product MEAIKFVENDLSPINEFPAFKAGDTIIVYYKIKEGAKERIQHFQGVVLQRKNSGANETFTIRKMSGNIGVERVFPLASPMLDKIEVVKHGHVKRARIFYLRDLTGKSARIKEKKRVATK; this is encoded by the coding sequence ATGGAAGCGATAAAATTTGTAGAAAACGACTTGTCACCAATAAATGAATTCCCAGCATTTAAAGCAGGAGATACTATTATTGTATATTATAAAATTAAAGAGGGTGCTAAAGAAAGAATCCAACATTTTCAAGGTGTTGTATTACAAAGAAAAAACTCAGGAGCTAATGAAACCTTTACTATTAGAAAAATGTCTGGTAACATTGGTGTAGAAAGAGTTTTTCCATTGGCTTCTCCAATGTTAGATAAAATTGAAGTAGTTAAACACGGTCACGTTAAACGTGCTAGAATTTTCTACTTGAGAGATTTAACTGGTAAATCTGCTCGTATTAAAGAGAAAAAAAGAGTTGCTACAAAGTAA
- a CDS encoding OmpA family protein, giving the protein MKKLFYILLTIIISKSVFSQSDKVFNYSDTIFSINSIHRLDLNYDYNGGRVIKDSLGTAELNELAKFLINNPNLYCHLENHTDHRGSDKYNLKLSEYRAQSVVFELITNYNIDSTKVKAIGFGESNPIVNMLFIEQMKLQNEDECIREGVYLVNRRTQLRIIDIKQH; this is encoded by the coding sequence ATGAAAAAATTATTTTACATACTATTAACAATAATTATTTCAAAATCTGTTTTTTCACAATCTGATAAAGTATTTAATTATTCTGATACTATATTTTCTATTAACTCTATACACCGTCTAGATTTAAATTATGATTATAACGGTGGACGAGTAATAAAAGATTCCCTAGGAACAGCTGAATTAAATGAACTTGCAAAGTTCTTAATAAACAACCCTAACCTTTATTGCCACTTAGAAAACCATACCGACCATAGGGGGTCAGATAAATACAATTTAAAACTTTCTGAATATAGGGCTCAAAGTGTTGTTTTTGAATTAATCACAAATTATAACATTGATTCCACAAAAGTAAAAGCTATTGGATTTGGAGAATCTAATCCAATTGTAAATATGTTATTTATTGAACAAATGAAGTTGCAAAATGAAGATGAATGCATTCGTGAAGGGGTTTATTTAGTTAATAGAAGAACTCAATTACGAATAATTGACATTAAACAACATTAA
- a CDS encoding transposase, which produces MELNKLYFYTATILDWKQLLSFDKYKDYIINSLKYLVDNKKIALYGFVIMPNHIHIIWELLELNGKELPHVSFMKYTSHLILKDLQTNNPKLLSEFKVNLETRTHQFWQRDALPVHLYTPEVIYQKLDYIHNNPLQDKWMLVELATDYKYSSAYFYENEKDDFGILTHINERI; this is translated from the coding sequence ATGGAACTAAACAAACTTTATTTCTACACAGCTACAATACTCGATTGGAAACAATTGTTAAGTTTCGACAAGTATAAAGACTACATCATAAACAGCTTAAAATATTTAGTAGATAACAAGAAAATAGCTTTGTATGGTTTTGTAATAATGCCCAATCATATCCATATCATTTGGGAATTACTAGAGTTAAACGGTAAAGAATTACCTCATGTTAGTTTTATGAAATATACCAGCCACTTGATATTAAAAGATTTACAAACCAATAACCCTAAATTATTAAGTGAATTTAAGGTAAATTTAGAGACGAGAACCCACCAGTTTTGGCAAAGAGACGCTTTACCTGTCCACTTATATACTCCCGAAGTTATTTATCAAAAACTGGATTATATTCATAATAATCCGTTACAAGATAAGTGGATGTTAGTGGAATTAGCTACTGACTATAAATACTCGTCTGCATATTTTTATGAAAACGAAAAGGATGATTTTGGAATACTAACCCACATAAATGAAAGAATCTAA
- a CDS encoding competence/damage-inducible protein A, with the protein MNLDIISVGDELLIGQTLNTNAHWIATELDKIGFTIREHVSISDNREHILNRVDYSIKNVDVVLITGGLGPTNDDLTMPVLNEYFGGKLVEDKTVYQDIERLILGRGFEMNERNKKQALVPDNCKVVRNMHGTAPGLWFEKENKVVVAMPGVPFEMKAMITDTVIPWLKQKYVLPEIVHQMIYTQGLPESKLAEIIADWEDGLPQNIKLAYLPSPGRVKLRLSSKGNDRKAVQQQIDEQVTKLNAIIPNYIYSFDGRNIEEVIGDMLRNKKATLATAESCTGGYVAHLLTSVSGSSDYFIGSVVSYANQIKINELGVNPADIENHGAVSQQVVEQMAKGVLQKYGVDYAVATSGVAGPNGGTPEKPVGTVWIAVATKTTVTSKLFTFGKIRSINIERSTIAALGMLREVIS; encoded by the coding sequence ATGAATTTAGACATCATTTCTGTTGGCGATGAGCTTTTAATTGGACAGACGTTGAATACCAACGCACATTGGATTGCTACTGAGTTGGATAAAATTGGTTTTACCATTCGCGAACATGTTTCGATTAGCGATAACCGTGAACATATTTTAAACAGGGTGGATTATTCCATTAAAAATGTTGATGTGGTGTTGATTACGGGTGGGTTAGGACCAACCAACGACGATTTAACGATGCCTGTGTTAAACGAATATTTTGGTGGAAAATTAGTTGAAGACAAAACGGTTTATCAAGACATTGAACGGTTGATTTTAGGTCGTGGTTTTGAGATGAACGAACGAAACAAAAAACAAGCCTTGGTTCCTGATAATTGTAAAGTGGTGAGGAATATGCACGGAACAGCTCCAGGCTTGTGGTTTGAAAAAGAAAATAAAGTGGTGGTAGCCATGCCCGGAGTGCCTTTTGAGATGAAAGCCATGATTACCGATACGGTAATACCTTGGTTGAAACAAAAATACGTGTTGCCCGAAATTGTACACCAAATGATTTACACGCAGGGTTTGCCTGAATCGAAATTGGCAGAAATTATTGCTGATTGGGAAGATGGCTTACCTCAAAACATTAAACTGGCTTATTTACCTTCTCCTGGTAGGGTTAAATTGCGTTTAAGCTCAAAAGGCAATGACAGAAAAGCCGTACAACAGCAAATTGATGAGCAAGTGACAAAATTAAATGCCATTATACCCAACTACATTTATTCGTTTGATGGTAGAAACATAGAGGAAGTTATTGGCGACATGTTGCGAAATAAAAAAGCCACGTTGGCTACTGCCGAAAGTTGTACAGGTGGTTACGTTGCTCATTTGTTAACGAGTGTTTCGGGGAGTTCCGATTATTTTATTGGCTCGGTTGTAAGTTATGCCAACCAAATTAAAATTAACGAGTTGGGAGTAAACCCTGCCGATATTGAAAACCACGGTGCTGTTAGCCAACAAGTAGTAGAACAAATGGCAAAAGGTGTGTTGCAAAAATATGGAGTTGATTATGCTGTTGCTACCTCTGGTGTTGCTGGACCAAATGGTGGTACACCTGAAAAACCTGTGGGTACGGTTTGGATTGCTGTTGCTACCAAAACTACTGTAACAAGCAAGTTATTTACTTTTGGTAAAATACGTAGCATTAATATTGAACGTAGTACAATTGCTGCTTTGGGAATGTTGAGGGAGGTTATTAGTTAA
- a CDS encoding DUF4197 domain-containing protein translates to MKKITIVAITLITLAGCAEMTSVMEQVSTEMGSTTPSLTNDEVIRGLREALTVGTNNSSSLTSKLDGFYKNPEIFIPFPEEAIKVKNTVEDLGMKKQVDEFVMTLNRAAETATKEAAPIFVNAIKEMTIADGFAILRGNDNAATQYLKDKTSAQLKVKFNPVVKNAIQKVEVTKYWNPVINTYNKVPFVEPMNPNLEDYITTKAMDGLFLMIEKEEAKIRKDPLARVTDLLKKVFQ, encoded by the coding sequence ATGAAAAAAATTACCATAGTAGCCATAACTCTTATTACTTTGGCAGGATGTGCCGAAATGACTTCAGTAATGGAACAAGTGAGTACCGAAATGGGTTCTACAACCCCTAGCTTAACTAACGATGAAGTTATTCGTGGTTTACGAGAGGCTTTAACGGTAGGTACAAACAACTCATCAAGCTTAACTTCAAAACTAGACGGTTTTTATAAAAACCCAGAAATTTTTATTCCTTTTCCTGAAGAAGCCATAAAAGTAAAAAATACTGTGGAAGATCTTGGCATGAAAAAACAAGTGGATGAATTTGTGATGACCTTGAACAGAGCGGCAGAAACTGCTACCAAAGAAGCTGCTCCAATTTTTGTTAATGCCATAAAAGAAATGACCATTGCCGATGGATTTGCTATTTTAAGAGGTAACGATAATGCTGCCACTCAATATTTAAAAGATAAAACAAGTGCCCAACTGAAAGTGAAATTCAACCCTGTTGTAAAAAATGCCATTCAAAAAGTGGAGGTAACAAAATACTGGAACCCAGTAATTAATACATACAACAAAGTACCGTTTGTTGAACCTATGAACCCCAATTTAGAAGATTACATTACAACAAAAGCTATGGACGGTTTGTTTTTAATGATTGAAAAAGAAGAAGCAAAAATTAGAAAAGACCCTTTGGCGCGTGTTACTGATTTATTGAAGAAGGTTTTTCAGTAG
- a CDS encoding NUDIX hydrolase → MKNPWKTKHSELKYENPWISVTEHQVVNAAGNDGIYGTVHFKNIAIGIIPLDKDNNTWLVGQFRYPLNQYSWEICEGGGKHHVDPLTSAKRELLEELGIKAEKWEKLLDMHLSNSVSDEVGIIYIAKDLTYHNPEPEEDEILELKKVSLNDAYNMVMNGEITDSLSVAGILKTKILVDKNLI, encoded by the coding sequence ATGAAAAACCCTTGGAAAACCAAACATAGTGAATTGAAGTACGAAAATCCTTGGATTAGTGTTACTGAACACCAAGTTGTAAATGCTGCTGGAAATGATGGTATTTATGGAACGGTACATTTTAAAAACATTGCCATTGGCATTATTCCTTTAGATAAAGACAACAATACGTGGTTGGTTGGTCAGTTTAGATACCCATTAAACCAGTACAGTTGGGAAATTTGCGAAGGTGGTGGTAAACACCATGTTGACCCTTTAACTTCTGCAAAACGAGAATTGTTAGAAGAATTGGGTATTAAAGCTGAAAAATGGGAAAAATTACTGGATATGCATTTGAGCAATTCGGTTTCTGACGAAGTTGGAATCATATACATCGCAAAAGACCTCACGTATCACAACCCTGAACCAGAAGAGGACGAAATACTTGAACTTAAGAAAGTTAGCCTTAACGATGCTTACAACATGGTTATGAATGGTGAAATAACCGACAGTCTGAGCGTTGCTGGGATACTAAAAACCAAAATTTTGGTGGATAAAAACCTAATCTAA